A stretch of DNA from Tachysurus vachellii isolate PV-2020 chromosome 4, HZAU_Pvac_v1, whole genome shotgun sequence:
atatagatatatatatatagatatctatctatctatctatctatatctatctatctaatctatctaatctatctatctatctatctatctatctatctctatatatagagagagagagagagagagagagagagagagagagagagagagagagagagagagagagacgtgatgGAAGGAgtaagaagaagaggaaaaattaaagaattaaatctattttgccgttaatataataatgatagttataattatactaataataatatgatttgCTCTACATATGTTTACCATTAAGACTATTATAAATGCATAACATAGAATATTCCAATCATAGTACTGGGATTCAATGACCATTTTAGGCAAATACTTCACAATATAAATGGGTATGTATGGAGAAAGCTGCTTTCTGCTGAttcacaaccacaaccacatACACCTATACAACTCCTCTGCCACCCctctttctaacacacacacacacacacacacacacacacacacacacacacacacacacacacacacacacacacacacacacacacacacacacacacacacaggttggtATCGACTCAGTGCTATGGCATGTAATCATACGGTTAAATTATGTGCTGGTATGTGATTAGTGAGAAACTAAGGCTGTTCCAGAGGACCTGTTGAGCTCATTTCCTTCCTCATTCACTTGGAAAGAGAAGGTCGGGTACATGGCAGAGGCCATAGGAGTGTGAGATAAGTAAGCGATAAACGCAGTGCTGCTTGATATTCTTGACACAAAAGCTTCATGTACTAAAGTGTTTTGTTCCTCATGTACAAAAGCGATTACAAATTCGATTCATTAAAGAACACAGGAACATGTTCTGTGACATCTATATACATCTATCTATGTGAAATCTATTACAGAAAGGTATTAGGACGAGTGCTTTACTATAAGACCATGTTTATACATGTTAGAAATATTTTGTGCCAATAAACGGTACTTAGTATTAAATCCTGGAGCCCAGGGATCTGATGAGATCTCCCAGTATTCTGGGTGAACTGCCATTAAGCTCAGCTGACATTACAAACCCAGAACCACTGCTATAACATCAAACCCAACAATCACTTCTAAACAATGTTCATTAATGCAgcataagaaaataatattcaAATCTCTTAAATCCCTAACGTAGGTGGGAtttagtgtgttctgtgtgggAGAACTTGACTGACACGATCCTGTGCACCACGTCCTACTCACTCTCTACAGCTATGGTCCAAATCTACACTGACTTGTGCGTACATGCTCAGAAATTCATCAGAAATATCGTGTGAGATGACACACAgtagcaccacacacacacacacacacaaacacacaaacacacacacaaacacacaccaacatgcactctctctcttgtggCTCAGCTATAGTTGAGATTAtatcatgagagagagagtgcatgttggtgtgtgtttgtgtgtgtgtttgtgtttgtgtgtgtgtgtgtgtgtgtggtgcttcTGTGTGTCATCTCACACGATATTTCTGATGAATTTCTGAGAAATTCATGGACCCTCTCTCTCGCACTGGCAcatgcactctctcacacaggaACATGCACTCTCTCGCACGAGCATGCGCACTCTCTCGCTCGAGCACGCATACTCTCGCACGAGCACACGCACTCTCGCACACATTCcttcccacagacacacacacctttggtATCTTCTATACACATCATAATTTATTCAGACCTATTTTTGTAATGCTTTCATTGTAACTGGTGGGACAAATTTAAACCAAGCCATGCCTTCTTTCCATTGTTCGTGTCTTTGTGATGAACGAGATCAGCGCTCAGTAACCCGGTCTGTCCACTTATGCAAATACGCATTCACCTGTTCTGCCTCACATAGCACAAACCACCAAGCTAATCAGATCGAAGGTGTTCACAGGCAGCTCCTCCTCACGAAGCCTTCCATATCCCTTTCTGTATTTAACCCATGATTAATGCTTAACACATtaaaaagatctctcaggtatCAGTATGCTTTATTGTTGGACTTTTACTCATCCTGTGTTTGCTGAATAAGGaaagaaatgatttaaacagAGTATACGGAATTAAAAGGTCTAGCGTCACAGTGACTTTTTAGTTTAGTCTCGTTCGGATTTATTCGGACAAATCATTCCCAATATAAGACCTTtcatgttaggttacgttacaTCATGTTAGCGCACTAGTGGTGTGTCAATAGCGAAAACTGTAGCTGAGCCAGGATTTTTTTACACGGCAGTAAACCTGTTACTCCTGCagtgtaatttaatataaaaaaaaaaaacaagagttcCTATCATTAATGACTTTAAACGAAGTCTCTAAAGACTTTAATGTCTTGAGAACAAAGCTGAATACAGAGCAGTCACTCAACTCTCCTGTTTTTCTCCACAACCATGTCGTGATTAATAGAAATCCAGTTAGTATAAGTGTCTTATGTCCAATCCCATTTTATTCAGCACTCATTATTACATTTCTAGTTTCGTTCATCCTGAGCCTTTCCCCTAAACAGTGCAGTAACACCCTTCCATCAGTAGTAACATGTGCAACCTTTAACCTtcagccctttttaaaaaattgtctaCAGCTTGCGTTAATTTCTCCACCACACCATCTTCCATAATGACAAACCCTGAAAACGAACACAGGGAAGACGAAACAACTTTATCTCGATCCGAAAGCAAATGCAAACACTCAGGGTCAAAGTCACATGCGTTCGCTCACTGAGCAGAGCTTTCAACAGCTTCAATAAAGTCAAGCAAACTTTTATAGCTACTATAGAGGGGGAAAGAAATTTCATAGTCATGATCAAAGTtcataaggttttttttttcctcccatcgtaaaacgttttttttaacatcGCAAATTAACACGGTCGAGGCTATATCTCCAGAACAGATATAAACTAATGACCGGATTTGTTCTTCTGTTTGCGGAGACCTGCTTCTTATTCGtacttaaaagaaaagaaaaaaaaacagaaaacatggaCGTTGAAAGCCTCCTTGTTTTAGTTCAGTGACAGAGCTAGCCATCTGCTATACTGAAAATCCCTGACTGTGGCTTTTGTTTATGCTCTTAAGAACCAATAAGTACAAGAATGGGTACAATTgtggaacaacaacaaaaacttagtgtgtgtgtgtgtgtgtgtgtgtgtgtgtgtgtgagtgagtgagtgagtgagtgagtgagtgagtgagagaggaaagagataGAGGAAAGAgatagaggaaagagagagagagagagagccagaggagagagagatagagagagagagagagagagagagagagagagagagagagagagagcgagccagaggagggagagagagagagagagagagagagagagagagagagagagagagagagaggagagagagagagaggaaagagagagagagagccagagagagagagagagagagagagagagagagagagagagagagagagagagagagagagagagagagagagagagagagagagagagagagagagagagagagagccagagagagagagagagagagagagagagagagagagagagagagagaaggagagagggagagccagagagagaggagagagagagagaggaaagagagagagagagagccagagagagagagagagagagagagagagagagagagagagagagagagagagagagagagagagagagagagagagccagagagagagagagagagaaggagagagagaaagagagccagagccagagagagagagagaaggagagagggagacagagagaaagagagagagatcatgaaAGATGAGGTGATCAAACTGAGTACCATCCACTCATCATTTAGAGTattatcaaattaaaaaaaataaaataataaaatgctccTGCAGTGAAGCAGCATTGTGCACAACACAGTGAGACTATCAAAGCACCAGAGTGTATACCAAACTGTACCATTTTCTACTATACGTGAACTCATGAGATTTAGTTCAGATTTAACTGAAGAGAAACATACcgtaattaaaataatgaaaaaataatcattttaaaggcACGTGTTTTGACAGCCGGTGTCCGATTCCTTAAACTGAATCAATTAGGTTCTATTCGTTTCATTCATCGACTGCATGTAGTCAACCTGATCAGAGCGTGACGTTCGTTTGTGAAGAAAACACACTCTTAACTAGCGAGGTGTTAAACCGTTGTTAGACAGGCCGAGTATTTTACACCTGCGTTCGCTTAAACGGATCCTCGAACAACTGaaggattaaaaagaaaaagaaaactcgTAGCATCGTTTTAGctgaatatatttgtgtgttctccaaagtaaaaagaaaaagaaaagaaagaaagccttttcattttgaattaaattaaattgaaataaaaaaaatacatttaaatatttgtgagtctgtcttttgttttctttttgctatAATTTAACCCCAGCAGAATTTCAGCTTCCCTCACGTGTTTTCTTTTATGAAAAGATTTTACACGTGACCTCAGATTCATAACCAAACCACTGCGTCGTCTGTACGGCAAAAGGAGTGGCGACAaattcagggttcccactctttttcaaagatcattttccaggacttttccaggacatttcaaatttagcaaaaaaagacaaggctcacagattcacggcctaaattaatatgttcttctctccagaagtcttaaaaacagcgtacactttatggctattacttaactatacttttaaagacaatttgtcatgtgaatgaaatttcaacatttataaaataaaaagactgcacatattaataccctctcctttctcaggccagtgccgtcatgcatgctttagtttgctgtgcattccacttgcacatgatattcagattaacaaggttaatataacctgcttacccgtcaccatttgctgaaaacattcgagcacttaaaccattcctagcgcctgaaaccgccaacacaagacagcgtcatccgtcacagcgagattaaacagcataacaaaaaacccgtcaaaacttaGCGTcgctgaacagagcgctttctgttactaacgttaattgtttcgaccagttgtaaactgttctttaaatgatcaagaacatttaaaaataattttccaggacaacaagattttttccaggacaatttatgttttctctcattttccatgtgttttccaggactggaacattggtcattaattttccaggatttccaggttttccaggacgcgtgggaaccctgaaatTACCGTTAAACCCGATATGACGCTTTAAATATTCAAGTTGTGCAGTAAATGTCCTTCTTCACGATCCTAGTAGAAGGAGCTAAGCTTCAACAACTACATGATTATCCTTTTAGTTCTGTGCTGTCTGGTAAAGTAACATTGCGTCCATTTTTCACTTTAAAGCAGACTGAAAATGTTCAGACTTCTACACTGTGCAAGGAGTagcgtgcttttttttttttgcttataatTTGTGCAGCCTTATAGACGGACTTATAGCTTCAGATAATCACCAAATTACAGAAAGGAGTTTCGTGTGTATCAGAACTGCATCCGTCAAAAGGGATAAAATGCAGATTTGCTGGAAAATGAACATGTAATCCAGCTAAAAGCTTTCAGTCAAGACTCATTCAGCTGTAAGTGCCGTTCTGAGACTCGTTCAGCTATAAGTGTGAACGAATATGATCTTAGCAGGACACGATCCGAATGTGTGTCGGTGGTTTTCAGAAACAGCGTGAACAAATTTAAAGCAGTAAAACTTACAGATTTTGTGAAAGCAGTGTCACAACCAGTTCTTATAAAGGTGTTTTTGGTGATCGTTGTCTTCCTCTATACCATTACACTtccttaaaggtgaggtgcacgatgtttgaaagccaatgttgacatttgtaatcaccaaaacaaacacgcccctaacccaaatgggtgtcacccctgttttgatagctccgcccccacacatacatacgcaacccagacaactattatggcggaacctgctggggcagctgaccgaggggagattttttatcaataaatgaacacaatgagtaatactatggtaatacagatgtgtttttgtagtactgtgtgttgtaccgtgaaaggtttagctccgtttcacgcctaagacgacgttcaacacctagaacccgaggcagaggtaacggcaggtatccgccatgtcaatgtttcaatcgctttctgaacactctctccgccgcatattgataagacacgcccctttctgcccctttctgttttctgaggcatttttcaaacatcatgcaccccacctttaatacattatataaagcAAGCCATGGAAGaagaaatttatttctatagaaatatagaacaaaacTATATGGATATTAGACACACgttaaaaaaaagtagttttttttttttttttttttatataataaagatgATCCGAGATCTTCGTGATAGCAGGATGGGcttttacaactgagcaatctTCACACTGGAACAGATTGTGTAgattgtgttattgttattgtgttagtcCCTTACTGCACGGTTTGGTACAGGTAACCTCTTTTATAGGCACTTAGTGGATAGAAAGTGGCCACCACAAATTTGCCATCGAACGTACGGCCTGTCAGCAGCCTCTGGGCTTCTTTGGCATCTCCGGCGTTTGCATACTCGACGAAGACCTGCGAGCAGGAAATGACAGCCTTttgttcaaacaaacaaacaaacaaacaaaacactctaCACCATTTAACCCTTGTTTTTTTAAGCATGAACTCACTCTCACATTGCTTACCTGGCCTTTACCAGGATTTTCTTTCGGAATCAACAGCGATAAGACTGATCCATAtttctgacactcttctctcatGTCCTCAATAATGTCTGTGAaggggaaataaaaataaaaaatgactacCTTATCTAAAAATATGAACCACAACAATAAAGTTCATTGTGAAGACTGACAGAATTTAGAGAAGGAGTAACAATAATGGCAGCTGGATGTAAGCATATTTAGCATGTTATTGTAACTTCtttagtgagagtagagagcaggtgaaggaacacctggaaaggtggaggtctgctctggaaagaagaggaatgaaagtcagttgtagtaagacagaatacatgtgtatgaacgaaagagagggaagtagaacagtgaggttacagggggctgaggtcaaaaAGGTGCcggagtttaagtattttggGGTCAACCGTCCAGTGGAACAAGGAGTGTGgaaaaagaggtgaagaggtgagtgcaagtggggtggagaaaagtgtcaggagtgttgtgtgaaagaagagtgtcagaaagaatcaaaagaaaggtgtagaagacagtagtgagagcagctctgctgtatgggttagagactgtagcagtaagggaaagacatgaggcagagatggaggtagcagggatgaggatgttgaggttctcttcaggagtgatgaggatggacaggattaagaacgagcacatcagagggacagctcaggtttgCTGTTTTTGGGGACgatgacagagagactagattgagatggttcgGATATGTACAGAGGAAGGAGacggttatattggtagaaggatgttggagatggagctgccaggtaagaggtcaagcggaaggccaaagaggagacttatggatgtgttaaatgagaacatgaagttaattggaaAAGACAAAATTAAACGACTGTAACTTTTGTCTAACTTTTGGCAATGGCAAGAAATTTATTGCATAACCTCAGATCATGGTCCTGAAGATgccctttatgttttgtctcacttcctgtttcgcTGTCAGGTTTGTTGGCTCATTTACAACCAAACCGTTCGGAGCATTCAAAACCCTTTTAATAGATAAGGTTGTATCACAGAGGCAGTGATGTCTATGGTTTAGCCCCAGTGTAAAGTTTTGATCTTAACCTTGCGTTAATACTGGAGATGCCTGAAATCATCATCACACTTACTTACTTTCTTCCTATTCTAGGAAATATACTATATTACATATAGTAATGAATATGAAAAACATGTATGTAATTAGCCATTATTAGCATAAACTTGTCTAGGTTTGATTACTGAAGTGAGATTTGGGGAAGGGGATGGATACCATTCCTAATTCAGATAAACTCATCTGCTTGCTTTTCATTTtaagtggaggaaaaaaaaaggttattttgGATGATCTCTGAATGGTAAAACAGACAGGTCTGGAGTAGAGGGTGACACGGGAGTGGATTTTCAAACCTCTCCCGTCCCactcccaaaaaaaaattcccgtCCCATCCCAATCCCGCAAAAAATACTGGGGAAAATCCCATCCCGTCCCAATCCCAGATGAATGACTCCCATTCCCTCCCACTCCCGTGACCCGCGGGAATCCCGAAATTTTTCCCAGAGTAGTCGCTGCAGTGTGAGTTTCGGGTCCGACTCCATTTTTAATTTTCGCGGCTTCTAGAGAGTGCATGGGGAAGACGCCTTCTCTTATATTATTGGTGGTTGGCATACATCACTGACACCAACTGTCACGGGTGTGTGGAGCACCTCATTCATTTAACCAGCCATACCAAAGcaaacattatatttttatatatatcaaaggtatatttgtgtattcccGATCACGCCCACTCCCGCTGACATTTTTTCCTGTCCTGTTCCAGTCACGTGATTAATAGTGATTTTGTTTCCCATCCCACGGGAATCCCGAAAAAATGTCAGCCTCTAGTCTGGAGTGATTACGTTCATTTCACATGAACAAATTTTAACCTGTGAATTCGGTAGCTTTGGCCTTGTGAGGCAACAGAAaacgatgaaaaaaaaaaatgacaatatgATTAAattctctgttctctctgagatcatttaGAAATCCCTCCAAGTATGTACCATAAAGTGGTGAACATGTTGCATACGATCAGAACAGCCTTCCCTTGCCTTATTTTAACAGAAGAAGAAGCTCTAagagaggggggcacggtgttttagtggttagcacgttcacctcacacctccagggttaggggttcgattcccgcctccgccttgtgtgtgtgtggagtttgcatgttctccccgtgcctcgggggtttcctccgggtactccggtttcctcccccggtccaaagacgtgcatggtaggttgattggcatctctggaaaattgtccgtagtgtgtgattgcgtgagtgaatgagagtgtgtgtgtgtgtgtgtgccctgcgatgggttggcactccgtccagggtgtatcctgccttgatgcccgatgacgcctgagatagtcacaggctccccgtgacccgaggtagttcagataagcggtagaaaatgagtgagagagagagagagaagaagctCTAAGACAAACGCTCACCTTCGTATTCGTCATCGTTGTGTAAATGACTGTCATCGATCACGTTGAGCAGTCTGAGGACGGGTGTAGGCAGAAGAACCAAGTCATCGATGTGAGGGGCTGAGaacaaagcattttaattacattagcACAAGTCTGGGTTTCAGGCTCATGCATGGTACACACTACAATTCTGCCAGATCTACAGATCTGGTTATCTGGTGACAAATCCTGCTGAATGATTGGTGatctatacatatttatatgagACCATCATATAAatggtgtatatataaaaaaaaaaaaaaaaaaaaaaaaagacgactACACACGCTGAATATTTTGTGCTAAAAGACATCAGCGGTTCTGTAGCGATAACTAACACAGGGACACGTGTTTGTCTGGTGAACATGCCACATAAACAAGTGTGGAGTCTCCGGATTCAgtgagatgtaaaaaaaaaaaaaaacagcttaaacTGAGCTTTCTGACACGGAAAAGTCTTCTGAATGAAGAAATTTGTTCCTTTCTCGTGTCAGGCTTTATTTTTCATCACAACATcatgaagaaagagaaagagagagagagaaaaaaggactATGAGGGAACGACTCTTTACAGCTACGTATAAGGGAAGTTTTTATTTGAAGTTACAACCTGACAATAGTTTTCCTTTCCTCCTGATCACAGCAGGCTGATAAAGAAATCTCCGATTTTGCAGGTATGATGTTGCCATAGCGACCACCCTGGCATATAACACACTGTCTTTGCCACGACTCATCATCGCCGTTATCATTGCAGGCTATCTAAACTTGAGAAAGCCGGTTTGTGATTGTGAAATCTGATTATACTGCGTCATGTTAGAAGCGTAACTAGTTGTCCAAGCTGGACCGATTCTCACCTCTTTATAAGGGAAGATAAATTAAACTTTCATACCGAAGGGAATACTGAAGAAGGGGCTGATCAGTGCAGCTTCCGCTGTGCTCCTGCGATTTGGGTTGTGGTGAAGCATGCTgaggagagaaaatgaaagaagacGCAGACGTCACATGGCACGGCTATAACCTGTTTATAAATCTGTGGCCTTTTGAGGCACTGCTGACCTTTTAATGAGATCTCTCAGATGATAGACAGGGATAGCAGGGTACACCACAGAATTGCTTGAAAAGATGTGATCCACTATTGCAGCACTGTTGTCCTGCAGATGAACAtggaattggaaaaaaaataaagaaatatttattttttatatctatatgGACCTGGACATCGAAAAGGAAAATAAGATCGAAGGGTTGAGTTTATTTCCAATGCCAGAAAAATACTAATATTTCAAGGCAATACTGCAAatcacattgttgttgttttttttctctctaataccccttttccaccaaaaagaaccgggtgctggttcagagctagtgctggttcaaagttggttccactggtgaaccttctaagaaccggtttgcctttccatcggctagagagccgtcacaaagccgagtctgacgtcactgtatacgcgTCACATTTCCCAGCAACATTAGTGCAGctgcggcaaacacaaacacatcaacaatggcggatgttgctttactgttaatgttcatggctttgtgaacctacatttgCATCTaaatgcggcgaatccaacgtgtacgtgcagctccatgtaatctgtataaacggaggttgtaatcgagaaagtacttaacgttattttatcattaacacagaaaaaagttagccttagcatgtagctacttactatcatgtgtgctgataatgtatcatatcgcggtaaagtaaaagtgtattaaacattagtatacttaaggtatattatcaaagtgctaacagtagccccgcccacagccccacccacagcccctgacacaagcggttcttaagtgtagaccagcaacgttttggtgctacttaagaaccacttttcctggttcagagccggtgctttggctgtcgaaaaagaaagaattggttctaaattaggctccgaaccagcactcaaactgcctcggtggaaaaggggcactaatGTCTACTAACTTTAGGTCAAACACTTGCACACATTACTCCTAACATGCTAATCTTTCAAAGGTACACCAGAACATCAATCTTTGCTCACCTTCCATTCCTGAGACTTGACGGTTTCTTTTAGTTTGATTCCTGAGAACATTTCCAGCAGAATGATGCCCAGGCTCCACAGATCCACAGCAGTGGTACAGCCTGAGTCTCCCTCCAGTCCCGCCTGAGCCAGTGAGTTCTGTAGCTCAGCCTCAGGGGCTCGATACCCATCTGTCTGGATGTATTTCACATCctgcaataaacaataaataaagaatagatCGATAAATAATGATTCCAACGCACACCACATATAAGGTGTTCGGTGTCTAAATATGAAACGAAGTGAGGCCTTCTTGAATTTAAAAGACATTCACGTCTAAAAGTTTCGTGTCTGCATGccgatttctgtaaagctgcttttttttgtgacaaaataaaaaatatataaactcaaataaaactaagattagtgtttaaaatgaatatggTTTTGGTTTCTCAGCAAGCAAGCACCAGACAGGtgcttcattattattcatttcaattcaggtTTCTAAATCcagaaaatgtacaatttacaatttcttttaacatttatcTTCAGATTTTTGTGTCATAAAGATTGTTTTGCGGTTCCTGGCTGTTCAGGAACAATAATGTCCAGAGTGATTCATAGAAGATGAACAAACCTTTTTCTaatctttaaaactaaagaaagagaaatctctaaagttcataaaataaaaggaacaatttaaaaataaaacacgatTTTAGCTGAACTCAAATAAAATTCCTGAAATTTAATACATGTAATGTAATACCCAAAGCAACACCCAGCTCTATTTTAAGGCATCAGCAGTCTCGGTTTACGGTAGCCGGGTGCTTTGATACACTACCAGAGGTGTCAGGTGTGGTGACGAATTAAGTGATATGAATATACATAGGCGTTGAATGACAAAAGGGACCCTACAGAAGAATTGAAATTATAATACACGATCTTTGCCAAGCCAAATGAAGTCTTTAAGATGATCGGGTTTCAAAGCAACATCAGGACTAAACACATAGTGTTTGCTGTTACCTGAGCTTAAAATATTtaaccacagaaaaaaaacccgGTCAACGGCTAATTAGTCGCTTGGCGCTGCTCTGTCTCCATCCTCCCGATTATCCAGTGTCACATGCTTTAACTGGGGTTGTTTTAGTCCCTGTATAGTGTCACATGGTACAGTAAGCACTAAAGAAGCTTACTTAAAAAGAGAACAGGAACGAAATCCAATAACATACTACAGTAGTCTAAAGAGAGTTTTctcatgtacatatatataggTCTAAGGGATTTTTTTACAGTTTCCTTTTTATACTTACTCACACAAAAGCTTTCCACCACTGGTTAATCAAAATCAAGTTCCAGCTGTACCTATGACATTAAACACTGTTTTATCTAAATTTGGTGGAAGCAGGAGACATTCACAAAACATCAGGTGTTGTAAAACCAAAAGATATAAAGAGAACAATACCAAAAGAGCCCTAAAATAGAACAGCCATTCCGGCTCTGCTAAAGGAAAAAGCTTGGCTCACATCTACCTCCTCACCTGGTGCCCCTCTTTAAAGCTAAGCCCAAAATCGATGAGCTTGAAGGACT
This window harbors:
- the uhmk1 gene encoding serine/threonine-protein kinase Kist, which translates into the protein MLADCRMSSPNANTPGPVAPSEKVDQVMQPVLFEVFGEIWKVQARLGQGGSASVYQVSSVRSSSAAVKEFLLDTQGGDYGYLKERSVLEDIQGHKNIVTLYGVFTNHNQLGVATRCLLLELLDVSVSDLLVRGSSQGHSMWLIQHCARDVLEALCFLHREGYVHADLKPRNILWSPDDESFKLIDFGLSFKEGHQDVKYIQTDGYRAPEAELQNSLAQAGLEGDSGCTTAVDLWSLGIILLEMFSGIKLKETVKSQEWKDNSAAIVDHIFSSNSVVYPAIPVYHLRDLIKSMLHHNPNRRSTAEAALISPFFSIPFAPHIDDLVLLPTPVLRLLNVIDDSHLHNDDEYEDIIEDMREECQKYGSVLSLLIPKENPGKGQVFVEYANAGDAKEAQRLLTGRTFDGKFVVATFYPLSAYKRGYLYQTVQ